A portion of the Candidatus Nitrosotenuis aquarius genome contains these proteins:
- a CDS encoding bifunctional DNA primase/polymerase, which translates to MNDKQLTIKTLKDQGVKIIPVKMHSKKPDVPDFEKYLTGEKLYDDEITTEQNYGVICGKTSDNLTVFDIEKIDPDDYWSKNPKPKHIPLEDGFIDGIIPNCLNETFTTKTGSQNVHILVKLEKIPPKTSKLIYIKDEKNIYQIDFKVTGQCVEAGSIHENGNPYEIISNTTTIKRLDLQLVLENLNKIGFRSPNEWNNEIQNDFNTWTIEELMHEPWIRGERRRKQKSLYCKLRRMKKSPREIKKIISQINDTQDEPLDKDELDYNFKDAEKYFQNVVLPTWGYQEDVINPVHTKDEIQKFITYFIRRYDIVTPHNTNDIYYRDGVIHKLGIDGILKDELRRIIISNQHYNDLKFNIGIQSQIPMGEPNPFDNDLIGLSNVVLDPNTFEPITTTAYVNSFLPRRYRPELRNLEDKILTAIKQILDDQYDKFLAICVILLTGKNNVKKMPIFDGAPDSGKTTLLEILQTFVGIFTSIHIRKLQEETRLLAKCTCRLNVTDEAENCISDPDRFKQTIDGTVQQEAWKYEKEFATYDPNKVLHVGGANGIPDIMGEAGIAKRIVRIPCRNHFEKNDVWKKALLTEDNLDRFLITAIDYAKSGAKNPLLDMNTNEKAILYEILGDPVRHFKENYMYQNDGEYCMPPDVYDAFDKFRKENGINKEFSPAKFARELDIKSMSKRVNGKPVKVYLGWNLAGKSSVDQTL; encoded by the coding sequence ATGAATGACAAACAATTAACAATCAAAACCCTCAAAGATCAAGGCGTCAAAATAATCCCAGTAAAAATGCATAGCAAAAAACCAGACGTTCCTGACTTTGAAAAGTATCTTACTGGTGAAAAGTTGTATGATGATGAAATAACAACAGAGCAGAATTATGGCGTCATATGCGGGAAAACATCTGACAATCTAACAGTATTTGATATTGAAAAAATAGATCCAGATGACTATTGGAGCAAGAATCCAAAACCAAAACACATTCCATTAGAAGACGGATTCATTGATGGAATCATTCCCAATTGCCTAAATGAGACATTTACCACTAAAACTGGTTCCCAGAACGTCCACATTTTGGTAAAACTAGAAAAAATACCGCCTAAAACAAGCAAGTTGATCTACATCAAAGATGAAAAGAACATCTACCAGATTGATTTTAAAGTAACTGGACAGTGCGTTGAGGCTGGATCTATTCATGAAAACGGTAATCCATACGAAATAATTTCAAACACCACAACCATAAAACGACTTGATCTACAATTAGTCCTTGAAAATCTGAATAAAATTGGTTTTAGATCACCGAATGAATGGAATAACGAGATTCAGAATGATTTCAACACTTGGACTATTGAAGAACTTATGCATGAACCGTGGATTAGGGGAGAAAGAAGGAGGAAACAAAAATCGCTTTACTGCAAACTTAGACGAATGAAAAAATCCCCCCGTGAAATTAAAAAAATCATATCACAAATCAATGATACACAAGACGAGCCATTGGACAAAGACGAGCTGGATTATAATTTCAAAGATGCAGAAAAATATTTTCAAAATGTAGTGTTGCCTACATGGGGATACCAAGAAGATGTAATTAATCCAGTACACACTAAGGACGAGATACAGAAATTCATTACCTATTTTATTAGACGATACGATATAGTTACACCTCACAACACAAATGACATTTATTATCGAGATGGAGTTATTCACAAACTTGGAATTGATGGAATTTTAAAGGATGAGCTTAGAAGAATAATAATTAGCAATCAACATTACAATGATTTGAAATTCAACATTGGCATTCAATCACAAATTCCAATGGGCGAACCTAATCCGTTTGATAATGATCTAATTGGATTATCAAACGTGGTTCTTGATCCAAATACATTTGAACCAATTACCACTACTGCGTATGTTAATTCATTCTTGCCTAGACGGTATAGACCAGAATTAAGAAATTTGGAAGACAAAATACTAACTGCAATAAAACAGATACTTGATGATCAATACGACAAGTTTCTTGCCATATGTGTAATCTTGTTGACTGGCAAAAACAATGTCAAAAAAATGCCCATATTTGATGGAGCCCCAGATTCTGGCAAGACTACATTATTGGAAATACTGCAAACATTTGTTGGCATTTTTACATCGATTCACATCAGAAAATTACAAGAAGAGACGAGATTGCTTGCAAAATGCACTTGCCGACTTAATGTAACTGACGAGGCTGAAAACTGCATCAGTGATCCAGACAGATTCAAACAAACCATTGACGGAACTGTCCAGCAAGAAGCATGGAAGTACGAGAAGGAATTCGCTACATATGATCCAAACAAAGTTCTTCATGTTGGTGGAGCAAACGGCATTCCAGACATTATGGGTGAAGCGGGTATTGCAAAAAGAATAGTTCGAATACCTTGCAGAAATCACTTTGAGAAAAATGACGTATGGAAAAAAGCACTTCTGACCGAAGACAATCTAGACAGATTCCTTATCACAGCTATTGACTATGCCAAATCTGGTGCCAAGAATCCGTTATTGGATATGAACACCAATGAAAAAGCTATACTCTATGAAATATTAGGAGACCCAGTCAGACACTTTAAAGAAAATTACATGTATCAAAATGATGGAGAATACTGCATGCCACCCGATGTTTATGATGCATTTGACAAGTTCCGCAAGGAAAATGGCATTAACAAAGAATTTTCTCCTGCAAAATTCGCAAGGGAGCTTGATATCAAAAGTATGTCAAAAAGAGTGAATGGAAAACCAGTCAAGGTCTATCTGGGATGGAATTTAGCGGGAAAGTCCAGCGTAGACCAAACACTCTAG